DNA sequence from the Acanthochromis polyacanthus isolate Apoly-LR-REF ecotype Palm Island chromosome 5, KAUST_Apoly_ChrSc, whole genome shotgun sequence genome:
ACCAAGCTCTGTCCAACAGATAAGCTCGTACAAGTGGGAAGTACTGAATGCACATTAACAAGTGAAAGATTTaccttcttcctcttctgtaTTCTGTTTTCGCTTCTTTCTGGACTTTGAATTCTTCTTCAGCTTTAGTTCCTGCTGTTCCAGTATGAACTGAGTCACTATGAAAACACAGAAGATAGCAAAGATCAAATTTCTGATGGGCAGTTAGATAAACAGACAGAATATTGAACTGATCATAAACAATACTGTGCTTGATTATACCGATAAAGCGAAAGTACAGTGTCAcaggaaaatggaaaataaaaaataaaatgtgacttcTGTTAAAAATGGTGAGATCTGTCTGGGCTATACAAACAATGACAATCAGACAACACAGGGAGGTACAGAAGAAAGAAAGGTGACCCACCCTGTTGCTCACTCTGAGACTCACATTTCTTGTCGCTGGTGGGCTCCGTGTGTCTCTGGATGTAGCCCTCCAGGTAGCAGCGGAACTTGGGTGAGGGGGCAAAGAAGGCCAAGCTGACAGCCATCAACTCCCAGCCTGCCGCCAAGCTTCTGGGACTGGCATTGCCCGTTGTCTGTCTCACCAGCTGCACGTACAGCTCGTCCCGCAGCCCCGGCATGTCCCAGCACTTGGTGACGATGAGCAGGGCGCAGTGGCGTCGATCAAGGCGTGAAGGCCTGTCTCCCATGTAGGCCTGCACCAGCTTGAACATCTCGCAGGCCTCCTTCCTGACGGCGCGGTTGCTGGTGACGAGCATGGGCTTTTTGATGGATCCACGGTTCCAAGACAACATGTTGGCGATGGAGACTCGGCGTCGGAACAAGccttgtgtgtgcatgttgagGTGCTTGCTGGCCCAGTCCTCCATGCCCATGTCAGGAGGTGGGGGCTGCCGCAGGGTGGCGTAGGAGAGCTGGTAGGCGGATCCTGCTCTGCCGCCTGAGCCATCACCTCCCTCTCTGCTGTCATGGTTGGCAGAGCGGTGGGGACCCAGTGAAGCTGTCCTTCCATCCACCATGCCTTTCTTCCTACTCTCCAACTGAGCCTGCAGCTCTAGGGTGCCCACCTGCAGGGGAACAAGAGGTGGATATGAGACATAGAGAAGTTAAAAAGAGAAGGAGCAGGAAGGAGAGTAGAGGAGATAGAGAGGGTGAGCCAAGAGTGCAGCAAAAGCtacaaactgtgtgtgtgcagctgcagTCTTCTTGACTGTGTCACACTAAGAGCTGGGCTGCCTTCCGCCTACTATGCTCTCCTCTGCAGTGCTGGGACTCGAGGGGGAATTGTTGCAGGACCGGCACATTAATTTCCTAATACCAGAAAAGAACTGTGGCAGGAAAAAAATCTCCTTTCAAATCCTCATGAACCCTggcctcagcagcaggtgagaaAATAGTGGCACAACAGGCCTTACCCCTGCCCCTCCTTATACCAGGCTCACCTCCCCTGCAAAACCAAAGCTATGCTCTTCACAAGACATTCCTGTGATCTCTGCAGTGGAGTTTATGACTGTAAGGAGTACCTCAGCTCCCTTAATAGAGAAAACCAGTAACCAAGATATGCTTCACAAATAGCCAGGAACAACACAAACCCTGTGCCAAAATCAAAGCTCAAATTTACTAATGGAACATAAAATGCATTGGCATGCCTTTTTAGTGAGACTCTGAGGTAATATGGAAGTGACGAGTGCCAGATAAACTGGATTTCAGACTTTGGTTTCTCAATCTTATAAAGCAGATCTGAGGTTTGGCTTTGGAAAAAGTCTATATAGTTGTacaaaactgctgtttttgaaaatgaGTAACAGAGCTCAAAACCAAAAGATTAAATGCATGAGTGAAATAAATCATATGTTTAGTAAGGAAATGAGACACAGGCGGTACAACTTCTGCTTTCAGCAAATTAAACTGTTCCACAGATAGCTTACAGATGCACCAGCACATGGTGGTAATTTAGTCATACTACGGATTGAGACAAGAGTGAaactgtagaaaatgttttcagctcATATAAATTGAAATTATTCTTGGAGTTAGTAAAAATGGTTAAAGATGGTATCAGTGCAAGTTCATTTAAAGGTCTTTCAGCAATAGCAGAACATTTAATACTGGAAAACGCAGAGCTTCTCATACATAGCAGACCATAatctgtgagtttgtgtgtgtgtgtgtgtgtgtgtgtgtgtgtgtgtgtgtgtgtgtgtgtgtgtgtgtgtgtgtgtgtgtgtgtgtgtgtgtgtgtgtgtgtgtgtgtgtgtgagtgataTAACAGCAGGTCTGGAGAACATTCCAGGACAGACTTAGGGGGCCCGCTCACTGCTCCTTGGCTGTTGTCTAACATGCTAGAGCTACAGTGGTACCAATAAGTCTTGGTACCagcctgcctccccttcctcctcctcatctatCTGCCAAACTTGGACCATATGGGCCACAGTGGCCCTCCTTCCTGACCAAGGGAAGCCATGTCCTGAATCTTTCTGGCCTGGCATGGGCCCCAGATGCCCAAGCATAGAGCTGGCATATGAGTATACGGTACCTGCAGAGCAGGGCAGATGGACGGTGGTAAGAGGATGACAGGTAGTGCTGGGACTGCAGCCATTATAGTCAGCAGAGCTCAGTTTGCTTACCGTCTAATGTCCTGGGGACACTTAGGCCCTCAAGACTGGAATGTAAGAGGCATTACTCACAAAATGCTCTGTGTTATTTTCAAGAGACAGATTAGCTGTGCCGTTTTCATCCCAGAGGTCTCTTTTGCATCGAACATTCATTATTACAGTTGCAGAGGCGGAGCTGGACAGCTTCTGAAAACAACACTATAGTGTATGGAAGTATGGGATGTAATTCTGTTGCATGAGGAAATTTGGAGATTAGAAGCAGCAGAACTGGCTCCACATGCTTCTACTTAATTAAGTATTTCAAGAAGTCACAGTTCTTTCATCTTCAATCCTGTGTACCTTTTGTGAGGACCTTTGATGTGAACATTAGCTACTATGTTTAAGATGCATGTgcttctttgtaattttttactctgaaatgtcaaaatatcTACTGACAAATCTACTGTGTTGtcaaggattttttaaaattgaatttgCCCCTCTGGTCAAGAGGAACATTTCTGCTTAGCCAAACAATCCGTCTATTCTGCTACTTACAGCTCTCTGAGGACTAGAGGCActcaataatacaaaactagcAGCAAAAAAGTCTACAATGTGGAGATGCTTTATTGATGCATGTTTTGGCCTCAGTGAGATTCTTCCCTAAACTGAGAGTGAATCTGGAGAGATATTAGTAATCTGAGCTCTACCAGACCAAACAAAGCTGAATCCAAGCAAACCTGCTGAAGTAAACAGaccacacaaaaacatacatgttGGAACTCTTAATCAGACAGGAACATATGATATTGTTGGATTAGCTAAGATGTATTGTTTTACAATCTGTATTTTGTTGTAAACAACAATTTGACCTGTAGCTGTGTGCCTTACACATTCACATGCAAATATAATAAGAGGTGAGGTTACCTGTGAGGGTGGTCCTGGGGTCTCTGGTGAGGAAAGGCTGGCCTGGCTATTTACACTCATCTCCAAGGTGTCCACCTTTTCATAGGTCCTTTTTTGCCTCCCTGGTATGTCCAAAGGAGTCAGAGCAGGGTTGCCATAGTTACCTGCCCCTTTGAGTGACCGGGAAGCCCCAGTGAGGTCCTCTCGTGATGCACACATGCCTGTTGACCCTGCTCCACCTCCTCCAAACCACCTGAGTGAGCCTGCAGGGGATCGTGTCCGAGGTACAACAACCCTCTCCCCCATGTCCgggtccagtcctgctctcaccTCCCTCATGGTGTTAGAGCGACTCACTACCTCCCTCATCTCAGCCATTAGCCTCTCATTGAGGGCGGACAGCTCCCCACTGCTGCCTACTGACCCTGGCCTGCCTCCCGTACCTCCACCAGCTCCCACTCTCCTCCTGCTCTTTCTTCTCAGACTTGGGGATGGTCCGGTGGAGTAACCAGAGTCTTGATAGTTTGCTGTGGCCTGTGGAGTTGAGGAGGGGAAGTCTTGTGAGGCCTGGCTGCTCTGCCTGCTGTGTCGTGCCTCCATGGCGCgctgcacagtggcctccagGACCCGccagttttgtttcttgtccAGTGAACTTGGGCCAGGGTTTCCAGattctctgtccctcatctggCCTCGAGCATGTTGCAAAGAGTGGGCCTGGGGCTGGGGATGTGGCTGAGGTTGGATCAAGACATTGTCCAGCTTGGAGGTTGGGGAAGGAGCACGTGTGGGAACAGGAGAGCTGGATAAGAGCCCTTGTTTGGGGTCCACGTTGACCATGTGCTTGATGCACTCCAGACCAGCTGGGCTGTAGTCAGAGGAAGAAGGATTCCTCCTGTGTCTGGACCCTGGATGAGATGAACCAGGGTGTTGGAGGTGTCTGGGCTTCTGGAGACTCTGGGTAGGTGTCAAGCGAGACAGAGGTTGTCCATTGTACAGATGGGCTCCCTCTACCTCCATGTCTGTAGGGGGTTCATCATAAATGGGACACTCAGAAACCGGCTCATCATAGATTGGGGCAGTGCAACCATACTGGGGGGAGACGGGGCGTGGTGTGCTGGTCTGTGACCTGTGAAGGAGTGGACTTGGCTGGCTGTTGTCTGATGTCACCAAACAAAAGCTGCCATTGCTGGCTTTTCTCAGGTGATGGGCCTGACGTGAGTCACCTGCCATTTTGCCAGAAGGAGCAGTTTTATATCCCTGGGCAGAGTTTAAGTGTCCTCCTTGGGCTTTGTTGCTGGTGGGATGCAGGGTGAAGGTATTGGCTTTGCTATGTGCACTGTGCTGGAGGTGCTGCTGCATTGCTTGGTTGGGTTGGCCACGGGTCATGCTGTTCACCTTCACCAACATGGCTG
Encoded proteins:
- the arhgap46a gene encoding rho GTPase-activating protein 39 isoform X2 — its product is MGKWAFLNLSVCQTVADWVEILEPRSRERMYVNLTTGECGWDPPPGVPVRQADGNQWWELFDPHSGRFYYYNSTGRRTVWHRPQGADIVPLSQLQAMKRCSEAKQAGGGVERHHHGTTGSISSVGSQGRCTPLPEQDSDSLVPRALEPNEETANPELDPAVESRSQGDGSSTEHSTDSCKEPQRDASQRWQPAPGSKAAMLVKVNSMTRGQPNQAMQQHLQHSAHSKANTFTLHPTSNKAQGGHLNSAQGYKTAPSGKMAGDSRQAHHLRKASNGSFCLVTSDNSQPSPLLHRSQTSTPRPVSPQYGCTAPIYDEPVSECPIYDEPPTDMEVEGAHLYNGQPLSRLTPTQSLQKPRHLQHPGSSHPGSRHRRNPSSSDYSPAGLECIKHMVNVDPKQGLLSSSPVPTRAPSPTSKLDNVLIQPQPHPQPQAHSLQHARGQMRDRESGNPGPSSLDKKQNWRVLEATVQRAMEARHSRQSSQASQDFPSSTPQATANYQDSGYSTGPSPSLRRKSRRRVGAGGGTGGRPGSVGSSGELSALNERLMAEMREVVSRSNTMREVRAGLDPDMGERVVVPRTRSPAGSLRWFGGGGAGSTGMCASREDLTGASRSLKGAGNYGNPALTPLDIPGRQKRTYEKVDTLEMSVNSQASLSSPETPGPPSQVGTLELQAQLESRKKGMVDGRTASLGPHRSANHDSREGGDGSGGRAGSAYQLSYATLRQPPPPDMGMEDWASKHLNMHTQGLFRRRVSIANMLSWNRGSIKKPMLVTSNRAVRKEACEMFKLVQAYMGDRPSRLDRRHCALLIVTKCWDMPGLRDELYVQLVRQTTGNASPRSLAAGWELMAVSLAFFAPSPKFRCYLEGYIQRHTEPTSDKKLTQFILEQQELKLKKNSKSRKKRKQNTEEEEGLPISTYAKFCHRKLQKVAITGGKKGLRKPTLEEIDHSRRAIVTPSLFGSSLEEVMERQSELFPDRKLPWVQVQLSQYVLALGGAQTEGIFRVPGDIDEVNALKLQVDQWRIPENLSDPNVPASLMKLWYRELEEPLIPMNFYKQCVSNCDDPVAAIAVVQSLPELNRLVLCYFIHFLQVFAQPSNVAITKMDVNNLAMVMAPNCLRCQSDDPRIIFENTRKEMSFLRMLIVHLDTSFIEGVV
- the arhgap46a gene encoding rho GTPase-activating protein 39 isoform X1, giving the protein MGKWAFLNLSVCQTVADWVEILEPRSRERMYVNLTTGECGWDPPPGVPVRQADGNQWWELFDPHSGRFYYYNSTGRRTVWHRPQGADIVPLSQLQAMKRCSEAKQAGGGVERHHHGTTGSISSVGSQGRCTPLPEQDSDSLVPRALEPNEETANPELDPAVESRSQGDGSSTEHSTDSCKEPQRDASQRWQPAPGSKAAMLVKVNSMTRGQPNQAMQQHLQHSAHSKANTFTLHPTSNKAQGGHLNSAQGYKTAPSGKMAGDSRQAHHLRKASNGSFCLVTSDNSQPSPLLHRSQTSTPRPVSPQYGCTAPIYDEPVSECPIYDEPPTDMEVEGAHLYNGQPLSRLTPTQSLQKPRHLQHPGSSHPGSRHRRNPSSSDYSPAGLECIKHMVNVDPKQGLLSSSPVPTRAPSPTSKLDNVLIQPQPHPQPQAHSLQHARGQMRDRESGNPGPSSLDKKQNWRVLEATVQRAMEARHSRQSSQASQDFPSSTPQATANYQDSGYSTGPSPSLRRKSRRRVGAGGGTGGRPGSVGSSGELSALNERLMAEMREVVSRSNTMREVRAGLDPDMGERVVVPRTRSPAGSLRWFGGGGAGSTGMCASREDLTGASRSLKGAGNYGNPALTPLDIPGRQKRTYEKVDTLEMSVNSQASLSSPETPGPPSQVGTLELQAQLESRKKGMVDGRTASLGPHRSANHDSREGGDGSGGRAGSAYQLSYATLRQPPPPDMGMEDWASKHLNMHTQGLFRRRVSIANMLSWNRGSIKKPMLVTSNRAVRKEACEMFKLVQAYMGDRPSRLDRRHCALLIVTKCWDMPGLRDELYVQLVRQTTGNASPRSLAAGWELMAVSLAFFAPSPKFRCYLEGYIQRHTEPTSDKKCESQSEQQVTQFILEQQELKLKKNSKSRKKRKQNTEEEEGLPISTYAKFCHRKLQKVAITGGKKGLRKPTLEEIDHSRRAIVTPSLFGSSLEEVMERQSELFPDRKLPWVQVQLSQYVLALGGAQTEGIFRVPGDIDEVNALKLQVDQWRIPENLSDPNVPASLMKLWYRELEEPLIPMNFYKQCVSNCDDPVAAIAVVQSLPELNRLVLCYFIHFLQVFAQPSNVAITKMDVNNLAMVMAPNCLRCQSDDPRIIFENTRKEMSFLRMLIVHLDTSFIEGVV
- the arhgap46a gene encoding rho GTPase-activating protein 39 isoform X4, with the protein product MLSRGWKEGRDASQRWQPAPGSKAAMLVKVNSMTRGQPNQAMQQHLQHSAHSKANTFTLHPTSNKAQGGHLNSAQGYKTAPSGKMAGDSRQAHHLRKASNGSFCLVTSDNSQPSPLLHRSQTSTPRPVSPQYGCTAPIYDEPVSECPIYDEPPTDMEVEGAHLYNGQPLSRLTPTQSLQKPRHLQHPGSSHPGSRHRRNPSSSDYSPAGLECIKHMVNVDPKQGLLSSSPVPTRAPSPTSKLDNVLIQPQPHPQPQAHSLQHARGQMRDRESGNPGPSSLDKKQNWRVLEATVQRAMEARHSRQSSQASQDFPSSTPQATANYQDSGYSTGPSPSLRRKSRRRVGAGGGTGGRPGSVGSSGELSALNERLMAEMREVVSRSNTMREVRAGLDPDMGERVVVPRTRSPAGSLRWFGGGGAGSTGMCASREDLTGASRSLKGAGNYGNPALTPLDIPGRQKRTYEKVDTLEMSVNSQASLSSPETPGPPSQVGTLELQAQLESRKKGMVDGRTASLGPHRSANHDSREGGDGSGGRAGSAYQLSYATLRQPPPPDMGMEDWASKHLNMHTQGLFRRRVSIANMLSWNRGSIKKPMLVTSNRAVRKEACEMFKLVQAYMGDRPSRLDRRHCALLIVTKCWDMPGLRDELYVQLVRQTTGNASPRSLAAGWELMAVSLAFFAPSPKFRCYLEGYIQRHTEPTSDKKCESQSEQQVTQFILEQQELKLKKNSKSRKKRKQNTEEEEGLPISTYAKFCHRKLQKVAITGGKKGLRKPTLEEIDHSRRAIVTPSLFGSSLEEVMERQSELFPDRKLPWVQVQLSQYVLALGGAQTEGIFRVPGDIDEVNALKLQVDQWRIPENLSDPNVPASLMKLWYRELEEPLIPMNFYKQCVSNCDDPVAAIAVVQSLPELNRLVLCYFIHFLQVFAQPSNVAITKMDVNNLAMVMAPNCLRCQSDDPRIIFENTRKEMSFLRMLIVHLDTSFIEGVV
- the arhgap46a gene encoding rho GTPase-activating protein 39 isoform X3 yields the protein MSGTSADWVEILEPRSRERMYVNLTTGECGWDPPPGVPVRQADGNQWWELFDPHSGRFYYYNSTGRRTVWHRPQGADIVPLSQLQAMKRCSEAKQAGGGVERHHHGTTGSISSVGSQGRCTPLPEQDSDSLVPRALEPNEETANPELDPAVESRSQGDGSSTEHSTDSCKEPQRDASQRWQPAPGSKAAMLVKVNSMTRGQPNQAMQQHLQHSAHSKANTFTLHPTSNKAQGGHLNSAQGYKTAPSGKMAGDSRQAHHLRKASNGSFCLVTSDNSQPSPLLHRSQTSTPRPVSPQYGCTAPIYDEPVSECPIYDEPPTDMEVEGAHLYNGQPLSRLTPTQSLQKPRHLQHPGSSHPGSRHRRNPSSSDYSPAGLECIKHMVNVDPKQGLLSSSPVPTRAPSPTSKLDNVLIQPQPHPQPQAHSLQHARGQMRDRESGNPGPSSLDKKQNWRVLEATVQRAMEARHSRQSSQASQDFPSSTPQATANYQDSGYSTGPSPSLRRKSRRRVGAGGGTGGRPGSVGSSGELSALNERLMAEMREVVSRSNTMREVRAGLDPDMGERVVVPRTRSPAGSLRWFGGGGAGSTGMCASREDLTGASRSLKGAGNYGNPALTPLDIPGRQKRTYEKVDTLEMSVNSQASLSSPETPGPPSQVGTLELQAQLESRKKGMVDGRTASLGPHRSANHDSREGGDGSGGRAGSAYQLSYATLRQPPPPDMGMEDWASKHLNMHTQGLFRRRVSIANMLSWNRGSIKKPMLVTSNRAVRKEACEMFKLVQAYMGDRPSRLDRRHCALLIVTKCWDMPGLRDELYVQLVRQTTGNASPRSLAAGWELMAVSLAFFAPSPKFRCYLEGYIQRHTEPTSDKKCESQSEQQVTQFILEQQELKLKKNSKSRKKRKQNTEEEEGLPISTYAKFCHRKLQKVAITGGKKGLRKPTLEEIDHSRRAIVTPSLFGSSLEEVMERQSELFPDRKLPWVQVQLSQYVLALGGAQTEGIFRVPGDIDEVNALKLQVDQWRIPENLSDPNVPASLMKLWYRELEEPLIPMNFYKQCVSNCDDPVAAIAVVQSLPELNRLVLCYFIHFLQVFAQPSNVAITKMDVNNLAMVMAPNCLRCQSDDPRIIFENTRKEMSFLRMLIVHLDTSFIEGVV